Proteins encoded in a region of the Natrinema salinisoli genome:
- a CDS encoding acyl-CoA dehydrogenase: MKDGSGDLDFGDSGSSEEETTDSEPPGGKIDDSQPDRSRSGSSSTRSDPTPDQPGTSSTSTNESEQDEHKYPYFVRRSKVLDERDERIEAHLREVVTNQESDFRSELADELETNGDIPKSDAREFALLYAFENPKGVAELMREEGFGELD, from the coding sequence ATGAAAGATGGCTCTGGGGATCTTGATTTCGGCGACAGTGGTAGCAGTGAGGAGGAGACAACCGACTCCGAACCGCCGGGTGGAAAGATCGACGACAGCCAGCCGGATCGTAGCCGATCGGGATCGTCGTCAACTCGGTCGGACCCGACGCCCGATCAGCCTGGCACATCGTCGACGTCGACCAACGAGTCAGAGCAGGACGAGCACAAGTACCCGTATTTCGTCCGTCGGAGCAAGGTGCTCGACGAGCGAGACGAACGAATTGAGGCCCATCTTCGGGAAGTCGTTACCAACCAGGAGTCGGACTTCCGAAGTGAACTCGCCGACGAACTCGAGACGAACGGTGACATTCCGAAATCGGACGCACGTGAATTCGCGCTCCTGTATGCGTTTGAGAATCCAAAGGGAGTTGCCGAGTTGATGCGTGAGGAAGGGTTTGGCGAGCTTGACTGA